ATAGAATAGCCCTTGAAACGGGATGAGTATTATGTACCTCCTGTTTATACACATATCTGCAAAATTAAATCTGCTTTTCAAGTTATTTGCTGTTTCCTGCTGTTTTAAATAGATGTAGCATTTTATTCTCATTTAAGGTCCTtgagtctctctttttttttttttttattagattcttCCGACAATGTGTGCATTGAGGACTCCAGTATTAGCGTGGGTTATGATGCTATTTCATTTAAGAGTGGTTGGGATGAGTATGGCATTGCCTACGGAAGATCGACCAGGAATGTTCACATCAGAGGGACTCACCTTCAAGGTTCTACAGGTTCTGCCCTGGCTTTTGGTAGTGAGATGTCTGGTGGCATCTCTGACATCATTGTGGAGGGTCTGCACATACATAATTCCTTCACTGGTATTGCATTCAAGACTACCAAGGGCAGAGGCGGTTATATAAAAGACATCTTTTTGTCATATTTAGAAATGGAAAATGTCTACAAGGCACTCAAAGCCACAGGTCAATTTGGATCCCACCCAGATGACAAGTTTGATCCAAATGCTCTGCCAGTTATTGATCGCATCACCTTGGAAAACATTGTTGGCACAAACATCAATGTTGCTGGAGATCTTGAAGGAATTCAAGAGTCTCCCTTCACCTCCATCTGTCTTTCCAATGTCTCTTTTTTAATGACTTTTGGCACATCTGCTTCATGGTACTGTTCAAGTGTATTGGGATTTTCTGATTTAGTGTTCCCAGAACCATGTCTGGATCTCAAGAGCTCCTATTCAAATTCTTCATCTGCCAGCTTTTCCCTGGCATCTTCTGATGGTTATGCTGCAGCCTCGTGAGATTTTCACTTTGCAAATACTTCCTTGCAGCTCCTGTACAACGAGAGAGAAACCCACCCATTCTGAACCTTCAGTTGTTCAATTTTCTCCTATACTCTCATCATACACCAAACCTATATTGAAGCTGGTATCATGCCTTATCAGCTACTTATGTGTAcactctcatttcttcattcttgtGTAAGGAAAGTTTTGGTAGGAATGGTAGCCCAAGTGACTGAGATTGTTAGCACTACAtgctttctctgttttctctttAATATAATCATTTATTCTTATATTGTTGTACAAGTTACATGATCCTACATGGGCTCTGCTGTGATTGGAATAAAGGGTTGCTAAGGTTGATGagttattctctcttttcttctttcttgtgtaTATGTATACTCTTTGTTGTTCTTTTTATGTTCTCTGTCATTTTCGCATTGAAATTTCAAGGGATGCTTTCTGTACAAGGATATCTCGTCTGTACAGGTGACCAACAGACCCATTAGGAAGCCTCAATGTGATGCTGGAAGAAAGTGGTCTATGAAGTGGAGGTATTGGATTTCTGCAGGCACATTTGATTTAGAAATTTGCAGGTGCCATTAACTCATTTTCAGGTTATTGAAACGAACAAGATGAGTGATTGGTAATCTTATGGAACTGCTAGTGTGCAAAGAAACAATTCCAAGCATTCAAGTGTGTTAACTGTTAACACCTTCAATTAAAAATATTGATTGGAGCTGAACGCCGACACATGCGAAAACACAGTGGCAGAGAAAGCCATGGAAGACACGAGAcaacaaaaataatgaatccACATGAAAGTTAAGGACCATT
The sequence above is a segment of the Telopea speciosissima isolate NSW1024214 ecotype Mountain lineage chromosome 7, Tspe_v1, whole genome shotgun sequence genome. Coding sequences within it:
- the LOC122668716 gene encoding probable polygalacturonase, whose protein sequence is MRLVGSQDGHDISECRIRRHLPVINGDSQYWEILNITLVKFLQELGVGMNRFFFQVSYDSARKFASFLLHRCSFLFHFRHVNSFSHITIFVLLNVPGDNGIIDGQGSVWWESFSSHSLNYSRPRLVENIGCKDVVVSNLTFLNSPAWNIHPVYCSNVQVQNITIHAPPESPHAVGIVPDSSDNVCIEDSSISVGYDAISFKSGWDEYGIAYGRSTRNVHIRGTHLQGSTGSALAFGSEMSGGISDIIVEGLHIHNSFTGIAFKTTKGRGGYIKDIFLSYLEMENVYKALKATGQFGSHPDDKFDPNALPVIDRITLENIVGTNINVAGDLEGIQESPFTSICLSNVSFLMTFGTSASWYCSSVLGFSDLVFPEPCLDLKSSYSNSSSASFSLASSDGYAAAS